In one window of Erythrolamprus reginae isolate rEryReg1 chromosome 1, rEryReg1.hap1, whole genome shotgun sequence DNA:
- the PTRHD1 gene encoding putative peptidyl-tRNA hydrolase PTRHD1: protein MAASAGRSLVQYVVLRGDLLREPLSWPLGALVAQACHAALAVVHAYYEHPDTAAYLAQDGSMRTVVLEAPDECALSMLAEKLQQNGIDHKVWIEQPENIATCIALRPYLKEHVHQHVKNFKLLK from the exons ATGGCGGCGTCCGCGGGGCGCTCTTTGGTGCAATACGTGGTGCTGAGGGGAGATTTGTTACGGGAGCCTTTGTCGTGGCCGTTGGGGGCCTTGGTGGCTCAGGCTTGCCACGCCGCCTTGGCCGTGGTCCACGCGTACTACGAGCATCCAGACACCGCGGCTTATCTAGCCCAGGATGGCAGCATGAGGACCGTGGTGCTGGAG gCTCCAGATGAGTGTGCCTTGAGTATGTTAGCAGAGAAACTGCAGCAGAATGGCATTGATCATAAGGTCTGGATAGAACAACCAGAAAACATAGCTACTTGCATTGCCCTCCGTCCTTACCTGAAAGAACATGTACATCAGCATGTAAAGAATTTCAAACTCTTGAAATGA